The Tessaracoccus flavus genome includes the window AGGCGACTCTATCGAAGGTTGGTCCTGGAGCAGCAATCCCCGCGCCCCCGAGGACGCTTCCGGTGACCGTTTCACGTGAAACGGCGACCTCCTAGGCACTCGCCACGCGCGCAATCGGGGCACGAGGCCAATGGGACCAACTGCCGCGATCAGCTACCGCGAGACCCGTATGGCGCGGGTCCCGTCGACCCCCTGGGCAGCTCTGAGCTCCAGGACCTCGGCCCTGAGCCCCAGCTTCTTGAGCAGGGGAGAGGCCCCTCTGATCTCGTCCTCAGCCGACTCGCCCTTGAGAGCAATCAATTGGCCGCCCGGCTCGAGCAGGGGAGTGGTCCAGCGAAGCAGCTTGTCCAAGGGAGCGACGGCCCGGCAGACGACGACGTCGAACCGCTCCTTCGTCTCCTCGGCGCGCGCCCGCAGCACGCGCACACGCTCGCCGATGCCCAGTTCGTCGACGGCCAGCTCAAGGAAGTTCGACCGGCGCAGCAGCGGCTCCACCAGCGTCACGCCGAGGTCCGTCCTGGCCAAGGCCAGGGGGAGGCCGGGCAGCCCGGCCCCAGAGCCCACGTCAACCACGGTCACTCCCAGCGGGATCGGATCCACCAGTGCAAGCGAGTTCGCTATATGCCTTGACCACAAGCGGTCGCCTTCGCGCGGACCCAGAAGGCCCCACTCAATCCCACGCGACGCCAATATATCGACATACCCGCAAAGCTCTTTGAAGCTTTGCGGGTATGCCTGTTCTATCGCGTCGCGAGAGGTGCGGTCGTCGCTCACGCCTTCTTCACCACGACACGGCGATTCGGAGGCTCGCCCTCGGACTCACTGAGCAGTCCCGCGGCGGCCACTTCGTCGTGGACGATCTTCCGCTCGTAGGCGTTCAGCGGCACCATGCGCACGGGCTCGCCGCTATCCGAGACGTCGGCGATGGCGTCCTTCGCCATGGCGACCAGCTCCGCCCGACGGCGGGCCCGGTATCCGGCGACGTCCACCATCAGCCGCGAACGGTTACCGGTCTCGGTCATCACGACAAGGCGGGCGAGCTCCTGGAGGGCTTCGAGGACCTCTCCGTCCTTGCCCACGAGGCGCTCCGACTCGGTGTCGATGGCCACGAAAGCGCGGCCGTCCTGCACGGAGTTCTCGATGTCTCCGTCGAGATCGGCGATGTCGAGAAGCTCCTCGAAGTAGTCGGCGACCAGGTCGCCCTCGGCTAGAAGCTCGGCTTCAGTCTCATTGTTCGACATTGGTGTCCTGTCTGTAGTTCCCCGAGGGGAGTGGTCTATTACTTCTTCTTGCGCGACGCGCGGGACTTGTTCTGCGGCCCACGCTGGACGATGCGGCGCCCGTCGTCGGTGGTGCGCACAGTCTGGCGCGTCACCTGCTGGCGCGTCACCTTCGGCGCGTCGTCGGTCACAGTGGCCTGCTCGTCGCCCTCTGCGGGGCTCGCGGTGGCAGTCGCGCCCTGGACGGTCCTCGGCGCGGCAGGCGCCTTTTTGGTCCGACGACGCTTCTCGGCACGGGCCAGGACGATCTGCTGGGGGTCCTTGCCCTTGGCCAGCATCCGCTCCTCCCAGTCGATGTAGGCCGGCGTGTTGGGCGCGGGGTTGTTCCGGATGAGGATGGCCTGCTGCGCGTAGGTCCAGACGTTCGACGTCAGCCAGTACACGAGCACGCCGATCGGGATGACGA containing:
- the rsmG gene encoding 16S rRNA (guanine(527)-N(7))-methyltransferase RsmG, producing MSDDRTSRDAIEQAYPQSFKELCGYVDILASRGIEWGLLGPREGDRLWSRHIANSLALVDPIPLGVTVVDVGSGAGLPGLPLALARTDLGVTLVEPLLRRSNFLELAVDELGIGERVRVLRARAEETKERFDVVVCRAVAPLDKLLRWTTPLLEPGGQLIALKGESAEDEIRGASPLLKKLGLRAEVLELRAAQGVDGTRAIRVSR
- a CDS encoding protein jag, with translation MSNNETEAELLAEGDLVADYFEELLDIADLDGDIENSVQDGRAFVAIDTESERLVGKDGEVLEALQELARLVVMTETGNRSRLMVDVAGYRARRRAELVAMAKDAIADVSDSGEPVRMVPLNAYERKIVHDEVAAAGLLSESEGEPPNRRVVVKKA